The Mycolicibacterium aurum genome segment GGTGTCCGGCCAGATCGTTGCGGCGGCCATCCCGCGCGACGACAGCGACAAAGGCCCCCAGCTACTCAACAACCTCCCGTTCGCGCAGAAGGTCGCGGTGTCCGAGTACAGCCGCGACGACTATGTGGGATCGCAGGCGGTGTTCTCCGACCTCACTTTCGCCGAACTGCCTCAGCTGGCGAGCATGAACCGGGACGCGGCAGGCGTGGACATCTCGCTACGGCGCGCCGGTGACCTGGTGATCCTGGAGGGTCGGGCCGACCTCACCTCACTCAGCGACTCCGAAGCCGACGTCTCGCTCTCCGTCGCCTTCCCCGGTGAGGTGACCTCGACCAACGGCGACCAGATTTCGTCCACGGTGGTCGAATGGAAGGTCCGCCCCGGCGTGGTCAGCACCATGAACGCCCAAGCCCGCTACACCGACCCCAGCGCGCGGTCGTTCACCGGCGCAGCGATCTGGCTCGGCGTGGCCTCGATGGTGGTCGCGGGCATCGTCGGCTGGCTGGCGTACACCAGCCGCGATCGATCACCTCGTCCGGGCGAGCCACAGGACCAGGCCCGGTAGCACTTACTTGCTCCCCACGGGGCCGCAGGCTCTACTCTGTGCACTCGGGGACGAACGCGACGAGAAGAAAGGGGCGTCCGCTGAACGTAGATTCAGCGGCACCGTCAGCAGTTGAGCTGGCTGCGGCCGTCACCGAAGAGCTACGCGACTATCTGCGCGAGCGCCGTCGGGATGCCGCCTACATCGGTGCCGACTACGCCGTGTTGACCGAAGCCCTCGAAGAGTTCGTGCTGCGCGGCGGCAAGCGCCTGCGCCCCGCGTTCGCCTACTGGGGCTGGCGCGCCGTCGCGGGCACCGAGCCCCAACCCGAGGTGTTGCGGTTGTTCGCGGCCCTCGAACTCCTGCACGCCTGCGCACTCGTCCACGACGATGTCATTGATGCCTCCGCCACCCGGCGCGGACTGCCCACCGTGCACCGCATCTTCGCCGAGCGGCACCGCGACAACGCGTGGAGCGGCTCGGCCGAGCAATTCGGGCTGTCCGCGGCGATCCTGCTCGGCGACCTGTCGCTGGTCTGGGCCGACGACATCGTCGCGACCGCGGACATCGGGGTCGACGCGCACCGGCGCGTGCAACGGGTGTGGTCGGCGATCCGCACGGAAGTTCTCGGCGGGCAGTATCTGGACATCTTCGCCGAAGCCAGCGGCGCGGAGACCGTGTCGTCGGCGATGACGGTGAACATCTACAAGACCGCGTCGTACACCATTTCGCGTCCGCTACAGCTCGGCGCCGCGGCCGCCGCCGACTGCCCGGAGATCCTGTCGGCGTTCCACGAGGTGGGGACCAGCCTCGGTGTGGCGTTCCAGCTTCGCGACGACGTGCTCGGGGTGTTCGGCGACCCGGCGGTCACCGGCAAGCCCTCCGGCGACGACCTTCGCTCGGGCAAGCGCACGGTACT includes the following:
- the idsA2 gene encoding bifunctional (2E,6E)-farnesyl/geranyl diphosphate synthase, which encodes MNVDSAAPSAVELAAAVTEELRDYLRERRRDAAYIGADYAVLTEALEEFVLRGGKRLRPAFAYWGWRAVAGTEPQPEVLRLFAALELLHACALVHDDVIDASATRRGLPTVHRIFAERHRDNAWSGSAEQFGLSAAILLGDLSLVWADDIVATADIGVDAHRRVQRVWSAIRTEVLGGQYLDIFAEASGAETVSSAMTVNIYKTASYTISRPLQLGAAAAADCPEILSAFHEVGTSLGVAFQLRDDVLGVFGDPAVTGKPSGDDLRSGKRTVLLAEAIQLAEKHDPAGAKLLRSSIGSDLTDIQVKEVCLVIESVGALAAVEERIGILTRQALEILGAAPIDTQAKAGLAELARLAANRSA
- a CDS encoding LppM family (lipo)protein, producing MRKRLLASVLLLLVVAPSLIGCVRIRASITVSPDDRVSGQIVAAAIPRDDSDKGPQLLNNLPFAQKVAVSEYSRDDYVGSQAVFSDLTFAELPQLASMNRDAAGVDISLRRAGDLVILEGRADLTSLSDSEADVSLSVAFPGEVTSTNGDQISSTVVEWKVRPGVVSTMNAQARYTDPSARSFTGAAIWLGVASMVVAGIVGWLAYTSRDRSPRPGEPQDQAR